One window of Cervus elaphus chromosome 2, mCerEla1.1, whole genome shotgun sequence genomic DNA carries:
- the NXF1 gene encoding nuclear RNA export factor 1: MADEGKSYNEHDDRVSFPQRRKKGRGPFRWKSGEGNRRSGRGGSSIRSSRLEDDDRDVAMSDVQDAPRVRYTPYAARPNRRGDNWNERTRIHVTLPLRRDRTAAERGGAGTSQDGTSKNWFKITIPYGRKYDKSWLLSVIQSKCSVPFTPIEFHYENTRAQFFVEDASTASALKAVNYKILDRENRRISIIINSSSPPHSVQNELKPEQVEQLKLIMSKRYDGSQQALDLKGLRSDPDLVAQNIDVVLNRRSCMAATLRIIEENIPELLSLNLSNNKLYRLDDLSSIVQKAPNLKTLNLSGNELKSERELDKIKGLKLEELWLDGNTLCDTFRDQSTYISAVRERFPKLLRLDGHELPPPIAFDVEAPTTLPPCKGSYFGTETLKNLVLHFLQQYYAVYDSGDRQRLLDAYHDGACCSLSIPFTPQNPARSNLAEYFKDSRNVKKLKDPTLRFRLLKHTRLNVVAFLNELPKTQHDINSFVVDISAQTSTLLCFSVNGVFKEVDGKSRDSLRAFTRTFVAVPASNSGLCIVNDELFVRNASADEVQRAFAMPAPTPSSSPVPTLSPEQQEMLQAFSTQSGMNLEWSQKCLQDNNWDYTRSAQAFTHLKAKGEIPEVAFMK; this comes from the exons ATGGCGGACGAGGGGAAGTCATACAACG AGCACGATGATCGAGTTAGTTTCcctcaaagaagaaagaaaggccgGGGCCCTTTCCGGTGGAAGTCTGGCGAGGGGAACCGGAGGTCTGGAAGAGGGGGCTCCAGCATTCGGTCCTCTCGCCTGGAGGACGACGACAGAGACGTGGCGATGAGCGATGTCCAGGATGCTCCCCGAGTACGATA CACCCCCTATGCTGCACGACCCAACCGTCGGGGTGATAACTGGAACGAGCGCACTCGAATTCATGTTACTCTGCCCCTGCGGAGAGATCGGACTgctgcagagaggggaggggctggcaccaGCCAGGATGGGACGTCCAAGAACTGGTTTAAGATTACA ATCCCTTACGGCAGGAAATATGACAAGTCATGGCTCCTGAGTGTGATTCAGAGCAAGTGCAGTGTCCCTTTTACTCCCATTGAG TTTCACTATGAAAACACACGGGCCCAGTTTTTTGTGGAGGACGCCAGTACTGCCTCTGCACTGAAGGCTGTTAACTATAAGATTTTGGATCGGGAGAACCGCAGG ATATCTATCATCATCAACTCCTCTTCTCCACCCCATTCTGTGCAAAATGAACTGAAGCCAGAACAAGTAGAGCAGCTAAAG CTGATCATGAGCAAACGATACGATGGCTCCCAGCAAGCACTTGACCTCAAGGGCCTCCGTTCAGACCCAG ATTTAGTGGCCCAGAACATTGACGTTGTCCTGAACCGAAGAAGCTGCATGGCAGCCACCCTGCGAATCATCGAAGAGAACATCCCTGAG CTATTGTCCTTGAACTTGAGCAACAACAAGCTCTACCGGCTGGATGACTTGTCCAGCATTGTGCAGAAAGCACCCAATCTAAAGACCCTAAATCTCTCTGGAAATGAG CTAAAGTCTGAGCGGGAGTTGGACAAGATCAAAGGGCTGAAGCTGGAAGAGCTCTGGCTTGACGGAAACACCCTGTGTGACACCTTCCGAGACCAGTCCACCTACATCAG CGCCGTTCGAGAGCGATTTCCAAAACTACTACGACTG GATGGCCATGAGTTACCCCCACCAATTGCCTTTGATGTTGAAGCCCCCACGACGTTACCACCTTGCAAG GGAAGCTACTTTGGAACAGAGACCCTGAAGAATCTGGTCCTGCACTTCTTGCAGCA GTACTATGCGGTGTATGACTCGGGAGACCGGCAGCGGCTCTTGGACGCCTACCATGACGGAGCCTGCTGCTCCCTGAGCATTCCTTTCACCCCCCAGAACCCTGCCCG AAGCAACTTGGCCGAGTACTTCAAGGATAGCAGGAATGTGAAGAAGCTTAAAGACCCTA CCCTGCGGTTCCGACTGCTGAAGCACACACGTCTCAACGTGGTGGCCTTCCTTAACGAGTTGCCCAAAACTCAGCATGACATCAATTCCTTCGTGGTAGACATAAGTGCACAGACA AGCACATTGCTGTGTTTCTCTGTGAATGGAGTCTTCAAAGAAG TGGATGGAAAGTCTCGGGACTCCTTGCGAGCCTTTACCCGGACGTTCGTCGCTGTTCCTGCCAGCAATTCAGG GTTGTGCATTGTCAATGATGAGCTGTTTGTGCGGAATGCCAGTGCTGATGAGGTCCAGAGAGCCTTTGCCATGCCTGCACCCACACCTTCCTCCAGCCCCGTGCCCACCCTCTCCCCAGAGCAGCAGGAAATGCTGCAGGCATTCTCAACCCAGTCTGGCATGAACCTTGAGTGGTCTCAGAA GTGCCTTCAGGACAACAACTGGGACTACACCAGATCTGCCCAGGCCTTTACTCATCTCAAG gCCAAGGGCGAGATCCCAGAAGTGGCATTCATGAAGTGA
- the TMEM223 gene encoding transmembrane protein 223, with the protein MAAPGRRWSVLLFRALQPLPARRALHDTAPPRDVLLFQHERGRFFAVLGLFCAGQGVFWASLAIASLARPPTPVRPTNAKSPDHGHLDLRSTLWRYGLAVGCGAIGSLVLGAGLLFSLRSVRSVMLRAGGKQVTLTTHAPFGWGAHFTVPLNQVSCMAHRGEVPAMLPLKVKGRRFYFLLDKAGHFPNTKLFDNTVGAYRSL; encoded by the exons ATGGCGGCGCCCGGGAGGAGGTGGTCTGTGCTGCTGTTCCGAGCCCTGCAGCCACTGCCCGCGCGCCGGGCCCTGCATGACACGGCTCCGCCACGGGATGTGCTGCTCTTCCAGCACGAACGGGGCCGCTTCTTCGCCGTCCTCGGGCTATTCTGCGCCGGCCAGGGcgtcttctgggcttccctggccattGCCTCCTTGGCCCGTCCCCCAACCCCGGTTCGTCCAACAAACGCCAAGTCCCCAGACCATGGCCACTTGGACCTGCGCTCTACGCTCTGGCGCTACGGCCTTGCCGTCGGCTGCGGCGCCATCG GTTCCCTGGTACTTGGTGCTggtcttctcttttccctccGCTCTGTGCGTTCAGTGATGCTGCGGGCTGGAGGGAAGCAAGTGACCCTCACCACTCATGCCCCCTTTGGTTGGGGTGCCCATTTTACGGTTCCCTTAAACCAGGTATCTTGCATGGCCCACCGGGGAGAAGTCCCTGCCATGTTGCCTCTGAAAGTCAAAGGCCGACGCTTCTACTTCCTCTTGGACAAAGCTGGACATTTCCCCAACACGAAACTTTTTGACAACACTGTGGGTGCCTACCGTAGCTTGTGA
- the TMEM179B gene encoding transmembrane protein 179B gives MALAWLQRVELAFFATAFLCGAVAAAALTRTQGSFSGSCPLYGVAVLNGSSLVLSQPSAPSLCYFVAGASGLLALYCLLLLLFWVYTSCIEDSHRGPMGLRFALATSAIAIFLVLVCACILRFGTSSLCKSIISLNMTSCSDAQKTPWIPPGTAVQFYSNLHNAETSSWVTLVLWCVVLVLQVVQWKSEAAPYRPLQRGDPEWSSETDALVGPRLSHS, from the exons ATGGCGCTGGCCTGGTTGCAGCGCGTCGAACTCGCGTTCTTCGCTACCGCCTTCTTATGCGGAGCCGTGGCGGCCGCGGCGCTGACCCGGACCCAG GGTTCCTTCAGTGGCAGCTGTCCTCTGTATGGTGTGGCCGTCCTGAATGGCTCCTCTCTGGTCTTGTCCCAACCCTCGGCCCCATCCCTCTGCTACTTTGTGGCTGGGGCCTCGGGCCTACTGGCCCTCTACTGTCTCCTGCTTCTGCTCTTCTGGGTCTACACCAGCTGCATCGAGGACTCCCACAG aGGCCCGATGGGGCTCCGCTTTGCACTGGCCACCTCAGCTATAGCCATCTTCCTGGTCTTAGTGTGTGCCTGTATTCTTCGATTTGGCACCAGTTCCCTGTGCAAATCCATCATCTCCCTGAACATGACTAG CTGCTCTGATGcccagaaaactccatggataccCCCTGGAACCGCTGTGCAGTTTTACTCCAACCTACATAATGCTGAA ACTTCCTCTTGGGTGACTCTGGTTTTGTGGTGTGTGGTCCTGGTGCTCCAGGTTGTGCAGTGGAAGTCTGAAGCCGCCCCATACCGGCCTCTGCAGAGGGGGGACCCTGAGTGGAGCTCTGAGACAGATGCTCTTGTTGGGCCACGCCTTTCCCATTCCTGA
- the TAF6L gene encoding TAF6-like RNA polymerase II p300/CBP-associated factor-associated factor 65 kDa subunit 6L isoform X2, translated as MSEREERRFVEIPRESVRLMAESTGLELSDEVAALLAEDVCYRLREATQNSSQFMKHTKRRKLTVEDFNRALRWSSVEAVCGYGSQEMLPLRPTREGELYFPEDREVNLVELALATNIPKGCAETAVRVHVSYLDGKGNLAPQGSVPSAVSSLTDDLLKYYQQVTRAVLGDDPQLMRIALQDLQTNSKIAALLPYFVYVVSGVKSVSHDLEQLHRLLQVARSLVRNPHLCLGPYVRSLVGSVLYCVLEPLAASINPLNDHWTLRDGAALLLSHIFWTHGDLVNGLCQQILLSLQKVLADPVRPLCSHYGAVVGLHALGWKAVERVLYPHLSTYWTNLQAVLDDYSVSNAQVKADGHKVYGAILVAVERLLKMKAQAAEPNKGGPGSRGCRRSDDLPWDSLLLQESPSGGSAEPGFGSGLPMAPGGAGPEDPSPSVTLAYIYRELYAFFGDSLAIRFGTGQPAPTAPRPPGDKKEPAAAPDSVRKMPQLTANAMVSPQGDESPRGGGPPSASAPAASESRPLPRVHRARGAPRQQGPGTGTRDVFQKSRFAPRGAPYFRFIIAGRQAGRRCRGRLFQTAFPAPYGPSPASRYVQKLPMIGRTGRPARRWALSDYSLYLPL; from the exons ATGTCGGAGCGAGAAGAGCGGCGGTTCGTGGAGATCCCTCGGGAGTCCGTCCGGCTCATGGCGGAGAGCACGGGCCTGGAGTTGAGCGATGAGGTGGCGGCCCTGCTCGCAGAGGACGTGTGCTACCGACTCAGAGAGGCCACCCAG AATAGCTCTCAGTTCATGAAACACACCAAACGGCGGAAGCTGACCGTCGAGGATTTCAACAGGGCGCTCCGATGGAGCAGTGTGGAG GCCGTGTGCGGTTATGGGTCTCAGGAGATGCTGCCCCTGCGCCCCACCAGGGAGGGTGAGCTCTACTTCCCCGAGGACCGAGAGGTGAACCTGGTGGAGCTGGCCCTGGCCACCAACATCCCCAAAGGCTGTGCTGAGACGGCCGTGAGAG TTCATGTCTCCTACCTAGACGGCAAAGGGAACCTGGCCCCTCAAGGATCAG TGCCCAGTGCTGTGTCTTCACTGACCGATGACCTTCTCAAGTACTACCAGCAAGTGACTCGGGCTGTGCTGGGGGATGATCCACAGCTGATGAGA ATTGCTCTCCAGGACCTGCAGACCAACTCCAAGATTGCAGCGCTCCTGCCATACTTTGTTTACGTGGTCAGCGGG GTGAAGTCTGTAAGCCATGACCTGGAGCAGCTGCACCGGCTCTTGCAGGTGGCACGGAGCCTGGTTCGGAACCCACACCTCTGCCTGGGGCCCTATGTCCGCTCCCTGGTGGGCAGTGTCCTCTACTGTGTCCTGGAGCCACTGGCTGCCTCCATCAACCCGCTGAATGACCACTGGACACTGCGGGATGGCGCTGCCCTCCTGCTGAGCCACATCTTCTG GACTCACGGGGACCTTGTAAATGGCCTCTGTCAGCAGATCCTGCTCTCCCTGCAGAAAGTCTTGGCAGATCCTGTGAGGCCTCTCTGCTCTCACTACGGGGCTGTGGTGGGGCTGCATGCTCTTGGCTGGAAG GCAGTAGAGAGAGTCCTGTACCCACACCTGTCCACTTACTGGACAAATCTGCAGGCTGTGCTCGACGATTATTCAGTATCGAATGCCCAGGTTAAAGCAGATGGACACAAAGTCTATGGAGCCATTTTG GTGGCCGTAGAGCGACTGCTGAAGATGAAGGCCCAGGCAGCAGAGCCCAACAAGGGTGGGCCAGGCAGCAGGGGGTGCCGGCGCTCTGACGACCTGCCCTGGGACAGCCTTCTCCTTCAGGAGTCTCCCTCCGGGGGCAGCGCAGAGCCAGGCTTTGGGTCTGGTCTTCCAATGGCTCCTGGAGGCGCGGGGCCAGAGGATCCTTCCCCTTCAGTGACCCTGGCGTACATCTACCGGGAGCTTTACGCCTTCTTCGGTGACAGCTTGGCCATACGCTTTGGTACGGGTCAGCCCGCACCCACGGCCCCGCGGCCGCCCGGGGACAAGAAGGAGCCGGCGGCCGCCCCGGACTCGGTGCGGAAGATGCCGCAGCTGACAGCCAACGCCATGGTCAGCCCGCAGGGCGACGAGAGCCCCCGGGGCGGCGGTCCTCCGTCAGCCTCTGCGCCCGCCGCCTCTGAGAGCAGGCCGCTGCCCCGCGTGCACCGGGCGCGGGGAGCACCCCGGCAGCAGGGCCCCGGCACCGGCACCCGCGACGTCTTCCAGAAGAGCCGTTTCGCCCCGCGCGGTGCCCCTTACTTCCGTTTCATCATCGCTGGGCGGCAAGCAGGGAGGCGATGCCGCGGGCGCCTCTTCCAGACTGCCTTCCCCGCGCCGTATGGGCCCAGCCCGGCCTCCCGTTACGTGCAGAAGCTGCCCATGATCGGCCGCACCGGCCGCCCGGCCCGCCGCTGGGCGCTCTCGGATTACTCGCTGTACCTGCCGCTTTGA
- the TAF6L gene encoding TAF6-like RNA polymerase II p300/CBP-associated factor-associated factor 65 kDa subunit 6L isoform X1 → MQSSIGAMSEREERRFVEIPRESVRLMAESTGLELSDEVAALLAEDVCYRLREATQNSSQFMKHTKRRKLTVEDFNRALRWSSVEAVCGYGSQEMLPLRPTREGELYFPEDREVNLVELALATNIPKGCAETAVRVHVSYLDGKGNLAPQGSVPSAVSSLTDDLLKYYQQVTRAVLGDDPQLMRIALQDLQTNSKIAALLPYFVYVVSGVKSVSHDLEQLHRLLQVARSLVRNPHLCLGPYVRSLVGSVLYCVLEPLAASINPLNDHWTLRDGAALLLSHIFWTHGDLVNGLCQQILLSLQKVLADPVRPLCSHYGAVVGLHALGWKAVERVLYPHLSTYWTNLQAVLDDYSVSNAQVKADGHKVYGAILVAVERLLKMKAQAAEPNKGGPGSRGCRRSDDLPWDSLLLQESPSGGSAEPGFGSGLPMAPGGAGPEDPSPSVTLAYIYRELYAFFGDSLAIRFGTGQPAPTAPRPPGDKKEPAAAPDSVRKMPQLTANAMVSPQGDESPRGGGPPSASAPAASESRPLPRVHRARGAPRQQGPGTGTRDVFQKSRFAPRGAPYFRFIIAGRQAGRRCRGRLFQTAFPAPYGPSPASRYVQKLPMIGRTGRPARRWALSDYSLYLPL, encoded by the exons ATGCAAAG ctccatCGGGGCCATGTCGGAGCGAGAAGAGCGGCGGTTCGTGGAGATCCCTCGGGAGTCCGTCCGGCTCATGGCGGAGAGCACGGGCCTGGAGTTGAGCGATGAGGTGGCGGCCCTGCTCGCAGAGGACGTGTGCTACCGACTCAGAGAGGCCACCCAG AATAGCTCTCAGTTCATGAAACACACCAAACGGCGGAAGCTGACCGTCGAGGATTTCAACAGGGCGCTCCGATGGAGCAGTGTGGAG GCCGTGTGCGGTTATGGGTCTCAGGAGATGCTGCCCCTGCGCCCCACCAGGGAGGGTGAGCTCTACTTCCCCGAGGACCGAGAGGTGAACCTGGTGGAGCTGGCCCTGGCCACCAACATCCCCAAAGGCTGTGCTGAGACGGCCGTGAGAG TTCATGTCTCCTACCTAGACGGCAAAGGGAACCTGGCCCCTCAAGGATCAG TGCCCAGTGCTGTGTCTTCACTGACCGATGACCTTCTCAAGTACTACCAGCAAGTGACTCGGGCTGTGCTGGGGGATGATCCACAGCTGATGAGA ATTGCTCTCCAGGACCTGCAGACCAACTCCAAGATTGCAGCGCTCCTGCCATACTTTGTTTACGTGGTCAGCGGG GTGAAGTCTGTAAGCCATGACCTGGAGCAGCTGCACCGGCTCTTGCAGGTGGCACGGAGCCTGGTTCGGAACCCACACCTCTGCCTGGGGCCCTATGTCCGCTCCCTGGTGGGCAGTGTCCTCTACTGTGTCCTGGAGCCACTGGCTGCCTCCATCAACCCGCTGAATGACCACTGGACACTGCGGGATGGCGCTGCCCTCCTGCTGAGCCACATCTTCTG GACTCACGGGGACCTTGTAAATGGCCTCTGTCAGCAGATCCTGCTCTCCCTGCAGAAAGTCTTGGCAGATCCTGTGAGGCCTCTCTGCTCTCACTACGGGGCTGTGGTGGGGCTGCATGCTCTTGGCTGGAAG GCAGTAGAGAGAGTCCTGTACCCACACCTGTCCACTTACTGGACAAATCTGCAGGCTGTGCTCGACGATTATTCAGTATCGAATGCCCAGGTTAAAGCAGATGGACACAAAGTCTATGGAGCCATTTTG GTGGCCGTAGAGCGACTGCTGAAGATGAAGGCCCAGGCAGCAGAGCCCAACAAGGGTGGGCCAGGCAGCAGGGGGTGCCGGCGCTCTGACGACCTGCCCTGGGACAGCCTTCTCCTTCAGGAGTCTCCCTCCGGGGGCAGCGCAGAGCCAGGCTTTGGGTCTGGTCTTCCAATGGCTCCTGGAGGCGCGGGGCCAGAGGATCCTTCCCCTTCAGTGACCCTGGCGTACATCTACCGGGAGCTTTACGCCTTCTTCGGTGACAGCTTGGCCATACGCTTTGGTACGGGTCAGCCCGCACCCACGGCCCCGCGGCCGCCCGGGGACAAGAAGGAGCCGGCGGCCGCCCCGGACTCGGTGCGGAAGATGCCGCAGCTGACAGCCAACGCCATGGTCAGCCCGCAGGGCGACGAGAGCCCCCGGGGCGGCGGTCCTCCGTCAGCCTCTGCGCCCGCCGCCTCTGAGAGCAGGCCGCTGCCCCGCGTGCACCGGGCGCGGGGAGCACCCCGGCAGCAGGGCCCCGGCACCGGCACCCGCGACGTCTTCCAGAAGAGCCGTTTCGCCCCGCGCGGTGCCCCTTACTTCCGTTTCATCATCGCTGGGCGGCAAGCAGGGAGGCGATGCCGCGGGCGCCTCTTCCAGACTGCCTTCCCCGCGCCGTATGGGCCCAGCCCGGCCTCCCGTTACGTGCAGAAGCTGCCCATGATCGGCCGCACCGGCCGCCCGGCCCGCCGCTGGGCGCTCTCGGATTACTCGCTGTACCTGCCGCTTTGA